One Dermatophagoides farinae isolate YC_2012a chromosome 1, ASM2471394v1, whole genome shotgun sequence genomic region harbors:
- the LOC124492080 gene encoding uncharacterized protein LOC124492080 produces MIPIFIVLVGFMMIIVFLGIIQCSFRSNSNVGEDMILKSPIQLNNEEHSKAVIINLNSNRNQSKLTGNLQKKAKTTNIVYEHYIPKSILANLQEAEKIELASMAILAAPNEVQLMDQASFEPKFSHLMSACSNMGPSYNISMNKRPSMETVQTKKMKRTKNSDDSLVQSSLSTKSRTLMATRKAKERSKIQNYSSQQTDQNDDCDDDNSRSIGIPRKIQDPPDYYQQEMSGADDGFKSKIASFINNNSRHHSRAPTSGIAYKPFQLLSNTSNNNDSNIE; encoded by the exons ATGATTCCAATTTTTATCGTTCTGGTTGgctttatgatgatcatcgtatTTTTAGGGATCATACAATGTTCATTCCGCTCGAATTCAAATGTGGGAGAAGATATGATACTTAAATCACctattcaattgaataatgaagaaCATAGTAAGGCAGTGATTATAAATCTCAATTCAAACAGAAACCAATCGAAATTAACTGGCAACTTGCAGAAAAAAGCCAAGACAACCAATATTGTGTACGAACATTACATACCGAAATCAATATTAGCCAATTTACAAGAAGcggaaaaaatagaattagCATCTATGGCTATATTAGCAGCGCCTAATGAAGTACAATTGATGGATCA AGCTTCATTTGAGccaaaattttctcatttaatGTCTGCATGTTCGAATATGGGTCCATCATACAATATTAGTATGAATAAACGTCCATCAATGGAAACAGtgcaaacaaagaaaatgaaacgtACAAAAAATAGTGATGATTCATTGGTACAATCATCACTATCAACAAAAAGTCGTACACTTATGGCCACAAGAAAGGCAAAAGAAcgatcaaaaattcaaaattattctaGCCAACAAACAGATCAAAATGacgattgtgatgatgacaatagcAGATCAATTGGTATTCCGAGGAAAATTCAAGATCCTCccgattattatcaacaagaAATGAGTGGTGCTGACGATGGATTTAAATCTAAAATTGcatcatttattaataataatagccgACATCATTCTCGGGCACCAACATCCGGCATAGCATATAAGCCGTTTCAACTTTTATCTAACActagcaacaacaatgacagcAATATTGAATAA